The Panicum hallii strain FIL2 chromosome 9, PHallii_v3.1, whole genome shotgun sequence genome has a window encoding:
- the LOC112872561 gene encoding transcription factor-like protein DPB isoform X2 codes for MVSGAGPSGGPANSASTGAGGGSPSDRGGPAPSASASVSTPASESTVARRLNGLDLQADDAPSSQPAVSKKKKRGARAVGPDKNGRGLRQFSMRVCEKVESKGRTTYNEVADELVAEFSDPNINIDSPDPDNPSAYDEKNIRRRVYDALNVLMAMEIISKDKKEIQWRGLPKTSMNDIEELKTEIVGLKGRIDKKSAYLQDLQDQYVSLQNLVQRNEQLYGSGDAPSGGVALPFILVQTRPHATVEVEISEDMQLVHFDFNSTPFELQDDSFVLKAMGLSGKEETDGTQTPVANGGECSSTPNNYWHQSPQPARPRGVRLANSPPIPGILKGRVKHEY; via the exons ATGGTCTCCGGCGCCGGTCCCTCCGGCGGGCCGGCCAACTCCGCGTCCACCGGCGCCGGGGGCGGCTCCCCCTCCGACAGGGGCGGCCCCGCGCCCTCGGCCTCTGCCTCGGTCTCCACGCCGGCCAGCGAGAGCACCGTGGCCCGCCGCCTCAACGGACTCGACCTCCAGGCCGACGACGCGCCGTCGTCGCAGCCAGCCGTGAG caagaagaaaaagagaggGGCACGCGCTGTTGGTCCTGACAAAAATGGCCGTGGGTTGCGCCAATTCAGCATGAGAG TCTGTGAGAAAGTTGAAAGCAAAGGGAGAACAACCTACAATGAG GTGGCTGATGAACTGGTTGCTGAGTTTTCAGACCCCAACATTAATATTGACTCTCCAGATCCTGATAATCCCTCCGCG TATGATGAAAAGAATATCCGACGAAGAGTTTATGATGCTCTGAATGTCTTAATGGCTATGGAGATTATATCTAAAGATAAAAAGGAAATACAGTGGAGAGGCTTGCCCAAGACAAGTATGAATGATATTGAAGAATTGAAG ACAGAGATCGTTGGACTGAAAGGTCGGATTGACAAGAAAAGTGCATATTTGCAGGATTTACAAGATCAA TATGTAAGCCTCCAAAACTTGGTACAACGAAATGAGCAGTTATATGGGTCAGGAGATGCACCTTCTGGTGGAGTGGCCTTGCCATTTATTCTAGTTCAG ACACGTCCTCATGCAACTGTAGAAGTGGAGATATCAGAAGATATGCAGTTGGTGCATTTTGACTTCAATAG CACGCCATTTGAGTTGCAGGATGATTCCTTTGTACTGAAAGCAATGGGGTTATCTGGCAAAGAAGAAACTGATGGCACCCAAACCCCTGTTGCCAATGGAGGCGAGTGCTCAAGTACACCGAACAATTATTGGCATCAATCGCCGCAGCCTGCGAGGCCAAGAGGAGTTAGGCTAGCTAACTCGCCTCCTATTCCAGGGATACTAAAAGGGCGCGTCAAGCATGAATACTAG
- the LOC112872561 gene encoding transcription factor-like protein DPB isoform X1 → MVSGAGPSGGPANSASTGAGGGSPSDRGGPAPSASASVSTPASESTVARRLNGLDLQADDAPSSQPAVSKKKKRGARAVGPDKNGRGLRQFSMRVCEKVESKGRTTYNEVADELVAEFSDPNINIDSPDPDNPSAQQYDEKNIRRRVYDALNVLMAMEIISKDKKEIQWRGLPKTSMNDIEELKTEIVGLKGRIDKKSAYLQDLQDQYVSLQNLVQRNEQLYGSGDAPSGGVALPFILVQTRPHATVEVEISEDMQLVHFDFNSTPFELQDDSFVLKAMGLSGKEETDGTQTPVANGGECSSTPNNYWHQSPQPARPRGVRLANSPPIPGILKGRVKHEY, encoded by the exons ATGGTCTCCGGCGCCGGTCCCTCCGGCGGGCCGGCCAACTCCGCGTCCACCGGCGCCGGGGGCGGCTCCCCCTCCGACAGGGGCGGCCCCGCGCCCTCGGCCTCTGCCTCGGTCTCCACGCCGGCCAGCGAGAGCACCGTGGCCCGCCGCCTCAACGGACTCGACCTCCAGGCCGACGACGCGCCGTCGTCGCAGCCAGCCGTGAG caagaagaaaaagagaggGGCACGCGCTGTTGGTCCTGACAAAAATGGCCGTGGGTTGCGCCAATTCAGCATGAGAG TCTGTGAGAAAGTTGAAAGCAAAGGGAGAACAACCTACAATGAG GTGGCTGATGAACTGGTTGCTGAGTTTTCAGACCCCAACATTAATATTGACTCTCCAGATCCTGATAATCCCTCCGCG CAACAGTATGATGAAAAGAATATCCGACGAAGAGTTTATGATGCTCTGAATGTCTTAATGGCTATGGAGATTATATCTAAAGATAAAAAGGAAATACAGTGGAGAGGCTTGCCCAAGACAAGTATGAATGATATTGAAGAATTGAAG ACAGAGATCGTTGGACTGAAAGGTCGGATTGACAAGAAAAGTGCATATTTGCAGGATTTACAAGATCAA TATGTAAGCCTCCAAAACTTGGTACAACGAAATGAGCAGTTATATGGGTCAGGAGATGCACCTTCTGGTGGAGTGGCCTTGCCATTTATTCTAGTTCAG ACACGTCCTCATGCAACTGTAGAAGTGGAGATATCAGAAGATATGCAGTTGGTGCATTTTGACTTCAATAG CACGCCATTTGAGTTGCAGGATGATTCCTTTGTACTGAAAGCAATGGGGTTATCTGGCAAAGAAGAAACTGATGGCACCCAAACCCCTGTTGCCAATGGAGGCGAGTGCTCAAGTACACCGAACAATTATTGGCATCAATCGCCGCAGCCTGCGAGGCCAAGAGGAGTTAGGCTAGCTAACTCGCCTCCTATTCCAGGGATACTAAAAGGGCGCGTCAAGCATGAATACTAG
- the LOC112874817 gene encoding RNA-binding protein 39-like, translating to MEFDEYEYLEKAVDPAAPPANGSGSGEKDRGSRRREGGEDRVSKRPRSGEDRDRDRERHRSSREHRDRERDRDDGKDKEKSRDSRGKDRDREGRDREKERGDKHRPREREVERERRSRSRSERRRAEEEEMVKELERERERSERHHYRDRDVRRRKDDGAEPEVDPERDQRTVFAFQLSLKADERDVYEFFSRAGKVRDVRLIMDRNSRRSKGVGYIEFYDVMSVPMAIALSGQPLLGQAVMVKPSEAEKNLVQSNATSGGAASGGARKLYVGNLHSNITEDQLRQVFEPFGQVELVQLPLDPMTGLCKGYGFIQFARLEDAKAAQSLNGQLDIAGRVIKVSAVTDHVGVQVSGATTGDLDDDEGGGLALNASSRAALMLKLDRSGTATSLTGGIGAAGVAIPGPAASVIGAPAVASLVPPAIPAVGSVPGAPVLPITTQSAIMSTPTEFLLLKNMFDPTVETDPDFDLDIRDDVQDECSKFGAVKHIFVDKHTAGFVYLQFDSVTAAAKAQQALHGRWFAGKMITATFMSAQEYNAKFPNL from the exons atggagTTCGATGAGTACGAGTACCTTGAGAAGGCGGTGgatcccgccgccccgccggccaacggctccggctccggcgagAAGGACCGCGGTTCGCGCCGCCGCGAGGGCGGCGAGGACCGCGTATCGAAGCGCCCCCGCTCCGGGGAGGACCGCGACCGCGACCGGGAGCGGCACCGCAGCAGCCGCGAGCACCGCGACCGGGAACGGGACCGGGATGACGGCAAGGATAAGGAGAAGAGCCGCGACAGCCGCGGGAAGGACAGGGACCGTGAGGGGAGGGAccgggagaaggagaggggggACAAGCACCGACCCAGGGAGAGGGAAGTGGAACGGGAGCGGAGGAGCCGGAGCCGTTCGGAGCGGCGCcgcgccgaggaggaggagatggtAAAGGAGCTggagcgggagcgggagcgcAGCGAGCGCCACCACTACCGCGACCGTGATGTCAG ACGTAGGAAAGATGATGGTGCAGAACCAGAAGTTGATCCAGAAAGGGACCAGAGGACTGTATTTGCCTTCCAG CTATCATTGAAGGCAGACGAAAGAGATGTTTATGAGTTCTTCTCAAGGGCTGGAAAG GTTCGTGATGTTCGCCTTATTATGGATCGAAACTCACGGCGTTCTAAAGGAGTTGG GTACATTGAGTTTTACGATGTTATGTCTGTTCCCATGGCAATTGCTCTGTCTGGTCAACCGCTTCTTGGACAAGCAGTGATGGTTAAGCCATCTGAGGCTGAAAAGAACTTAGTTCAGTCCAATGCGACATCTGGTGGTGCAGCTTCAGGTGGAGCAAGAAAGTTGTATGTTGGTAATCTTCACTCTAATATCACTGAAGACCAATTGAGACAG GTATTTGAACCATTTGGGCAAGTGGAGCTTGTACAGCTGCCCCTAGATCCAATGACTGGACTTTGCAAAGGTTATGGTTTCATTCAG TTTGCACGGCTTGAAGATGCAAAAGCTGCACAAAGCTTGAATGGGCAGCTTGATATCGCTGGCAGAGTTATTAAG GTTTCAGCTGTTACTGATCATGTGGGGGTCCAAGTTAGTGGAGCAACTACTGGAGATTTAGATGATGATGAAGGTGGAGGCTTG GCATTAAATGCAAGCTCCAGAGCTGCTCTTATGCTCAAATTGGACAGGAGTGGCACTGCAACAAG CTTAACTGGTGGTATTGGTGCTGCTGGAGTGGCTATACCAGGGCCAGCTGCATCAGTTATTGGGGCTCCAGCAGTTGCTTCTCTTGTACCACCAGCAATTCCTGCTGTTGGATCAGTTCCTGGGGCACCTGTGCTTCCTATCACCACTCAATCTGCAATCATGTCTACACCTACAGAATTCTTATTGCTTAAGAACATGTTTGACCCCACGGTGGAG ACAGATCCTGATTTTGATTTGGATATTAGAGATGATGTCCAAGATGAATGTTCCAAGTTTGGTGCAGTGAAGCACATTTTTGTTGACAA ACATACTGCAGGCTTTGTGTATCTGCAGTTTGATAGTGTAACGGCAGCAGCAAAGGCCCAACAAGCACTTCATGGAAGATGGTTCGCTGGGAAAATGATTACAGCAACATTTATG TCTGCGCAGGAATATAATGCCAAGTTCCCAAACTTGTGA
- the LOC112876367 gene encoding ent-isokaurene C2/C3-hydroxylase-like, with protein sequence MEDKALLAVAVAVLVVVLAKFKSLLAAKPKLNLPPGPWTLPLIGSLHHLVTSPSIYRAMRDLARKHGPLMMLRLGEVPTLVVSSPEAARAVMKTHDITFADRYLNATIAVLTYDGTDLVFGTYGERWRQLRKITVLELLSVARVQSFQRIREEEAARFMQTLAASACAGATVDLTKMISRLINDTFVRESIGSRCKYQDEYLEAFDTAVRQTSVLTVADLFPSSRLMQVLGTAPRKALACRNKITRILEQIIREKMEAMDRGDKTAHEGLIGVLLRIQKEASLSTPLTNDAIVALMFDLFGAGSDTSSTTLNWCMTELIRYPAAMARAQAEVREALKGKSTITEDDLAGAELGYLKLVIKESLRLHCPLPLLLPRQCRETCQVMGYDIPKGTSVFVNVWAICRDPKYWDDAEEFKPERFESTNLDYKGTSYEFLPFGSGRRMCPGANLGLANIELALASLLYHFDWKLPNGVEPKDVEVWEASGLIGKKNIGLILQPVTRIAPVI encoded by the exons ATGGAGGACAAGGCACTCctcgccgtggccgtggccgtgctGGTCGTCGTCCTCGCCAAGTTCAAGTCCCTGCTCGCCGCCAAACCCAAGCTCAACCTCCCCCCGGGGCCATGGACGCTGCCGCTGATCGGCAGCCTCCACCACCTCGTCACCAGCCCCTCTATCTACCGTGCGATGCGCGACCTCGCGCGGAAGCACGGCCCGCTCATGATGCTCCGGCTGGGCGAGGTGCCCACGCTGGTGGTGTCGTCGCCGGAGGCCGCGCGGGCGGTCATGAAGACGCACGACATCACGTTCGCTGACCGCTACCTGAACGCCACCATCGCCGTGCTCACCTACGACGGCACCGACCTGGTGTTCGGCACCTACGGCGAGCGGTGGCGCCAGCTCCGCAAGATCACCGTGCTCGAGCTGCTCAGCGTCGCGCGCGTGCAGTCCTTCCAGCGCATccgcgaggaggaggcggcgcggtTCATGCAGACCCTCGCCGCGTCCGCCTGCGCCGGCGCCACCGTCGACCTGACCAAGATGATCTCTAGACTCATCAACGACACCTTCGTCAGGGAGTCCATCGGCAGCCGGTGCAAGTACCAGGACGAGTACCTGGAAGCCTTCGACACCGCGGTCCGGCAGACTTCCGTGCTGACCGTGGCCGACCTCTTCCCGTCGTCTAGGCTCATGCAGGTCCTTGGCACGGCGCCGCGCAAGGCGCTCGCGTGCCGGAACAAGATCACGCGCATCCTCGAGCAGATCATCCGCGAGAAGATGGAAGCCATGGACCGCGGCGACAAGACGGCGCACGAGGGCTTGATCGGCGTCCTGCTCAGGATCCAGAAGGAGGCCAGCTTGTCCACACCCCTCACCAATGACGCCATTGTCGCGCTCATGTTT GACTTGTTTGGCGCCGGCAGCGATACCTCGTCGACCACTCTGAACTGGTGCATGACGGAGCTGATCCGCTACCCTGCGGCGATGGCCAGAGCGCAGGCAGAGGTCCGGGAGGCCTTAAAGGGGAAGAGCACGATCACCGAGGATGACCTCGCCGGTGCAGAGCTTGGGTACCTCAAGCTCGTGATCAAGGAATCTCTCAGGCTGCACTGcccgctgccgctgctgctcccTCGGCAATGCCGCGAGACCTGCCAGGTCATGGGCTACGACATCCCTAAGGGCACATCCGTGTTCGTAAACGTGTGGGCGATCTGCAGGGACCCGAAGTATTGGGATGATGCGGAGGAGTTCAAACCGGAGCGGTTTGAAAGCACGAACCTTGACTACAAAGGGACAAGCTATGAGTTCCTCCCGTTCGGATCCGGCAGGCGTATGTGCCCAGGTGCGAACCTTGGACTGGCCAACATCGAACTCGCACTAGCGAGCCTTCTATACCACTTTGACTGGAAGCTGCCCAACGGAGTGGAGCCTAAGGATGTCGAAGTTTGGGAGGCTTCCGGACTGATCGGGAAGAAGAACATAGGCCTTATTTTGCAACCGGTTACCCGCATTGCTCCGGTTATATAA